The following nucleotide sequence is from Acidimicrobiales bacterium.
TCCCAGACCAGGAACACGCCCTCGTCGGAGGTGTACTGCGCCATCCACTCCCGCAGCGACGCATGGTCCCAGCGGTCGAGTTCGGACCAGGGGGTCTCGATGAGTGCCTCGATGCAGCGCTTGAGGCCCTCCTTGGAGGCACCTGCGTAGTGCTCCTGTATCGGCTTCCAGCCGTCGCGGTCCCAGAAGGGCATCGAGTCGGACCGCTGCGAGTGCTCGAGGGGGACGTTCATCAGTTCGCAGACCCTGGTGAGGCTGTCGCCCGGATCCTCGACGAGGTGCGATCCCAGCCCGAGTTCGTGTCCCTTGTGGCGCCAGTGGCGGGACCGGCCACCGAGTGCGGCCTGTCGCTCGACGAGCGCGACCGAGCGTCCCGAAGAGGCGAGGATGGACGCGCTCACTATTCCTGCGGTCCCCGCGCCGATGACGACGGTGTCGACCTTCATCGTGGTCCCCCTGGTTGCTGTCAGGCCCAGAGCTTCGCCGCTGCGCAGGTCGCGGCGCCACCCGGCGTGATCAACCCGGCCGCAGCGACCGACTGTGAGGGTTCCTCCAATCGACACGGCGACACGTCTTTGCGAGGATCCTGGGCGGACGAGGAGGGCACATGGCCGATTACCGGGCCGCAATCGAAGGCATGACGATCCCGGGGGTCGTCGACCGTGCCGCGCACAACCGCGGCGGAGCGGCGCTCGTCTTCGCCGACGAGCGGGTCACCTGGAGCGAGCTCGCCGACAGGAGCCGTTCGGTGGCCGCCGGCCTGCAGGGCCTGGGGATCGGCCCGGGTGACCACGTCGCCTACATGATGGTGAACGGCGTGGACATAGTCGCGGTGATGGTCGGGGTCATGCGCCTCGGGGCGGTGGCCGTCCCCGTCAACGCCCGGTACAAGGGGGCCGAGATTGCCCACGTCGTGTCCGATGCGGCCGTCGCGGCCGTGATCGTGGACGACATGTACCTCGAGGACGCGGCCGGTGCGCTCTCGGAGCGGTCGCGGTTCGAGAGTCTTCGTCATGTGATCGGCGGCGACGGCTCTCACGCCGGGTTCGTCGCATGGTCGACCCTCCGTGACGCCGATCCCCGGGATGCCGAGCGGGCCGCCGACGCAGCGGCGATGGACCCGGATGCACTCGCGATGATCTTGTACACGTCGGGGACGACCGCCCGCCCCAAAGGGGTCATGCACTCCCAGGCATCGATCCTCGGTTCGAGTGCGAGCCTCGCCGAACGTCTCGAGCTGCGTGCCGATGACCGCTGGTGGTCACCTCTGCCCCTCTTCCACATCGCGGCGATCGCCACGCTCAACGCCGTGTTCATCGCGGGTTGCACACTGGTCCACGCGGGCTTCTTCGAACCCGGCCTCGCCGTGCGGCAGCTGTCGGCCGAACGCTGCACGCTCGCGTTCCCGGCGTTCGAGACCATCTGGCTGGCCGTCCTCGACCACCCGGACTTCGCCGACGCTGACATCTCGGCGCTCGAGCGGGTGGTGAACATCGGCATACCGGAGCGGCTGCGCGCCATGCAGGAGCGCCTCCCGTCAGCGGTGCAGGTCTCGGCCACGGGTTCCACCGAGTCGGGAGGTTTCCTCGCCATCGGCGAGATGACCGACACGCTCGCCGAGCGCGTCAACACCAACGGCCATGTGCTTCCCGGCATGGAGGTGAAGATCCGCGACATCGAGACCGGTGAGGACCGGGGGCCCGGCAGTACGGGCGAACTGCTCTACCGTGGGCCGTCGCGCCTCATGGGATACTGGGCGGATCCGGAGGTGACGGCGGAGCGGATCGACGGGGACGGCTGGTTCCGCAGCGGCGACGTCTTCCGGTGGGACGCGGACGGTCGGATCACCTTCATCGAGCGGCTCAAGGACATGTTGAAGGTCGGCGGAGAGAACGTCGCGGCAGCCGAGATCGAGGACTTCCTGGCCGCCCACCCCGCCGTACGCATCGTCGCGGTCGTGGCCGCCCCGGACGCCCGCTACGTGGAGGTACCGTGTGCGTTCGTCCAGGCTGCCGACGGCGTAGAGGTGACCGAGGCCGAGCTCGTCGAGTTCTGCAGGGGCGAGATCGCGACGTTCAAGGTCCCCCGGTACGTCCGCTTCGTGGACGAGTTCCCCATGTCGGGAACAAAAATCCAGAAGTACAGGCTGCGCGAGATCATCGCAGCCGAGTTGGCCGAGGCCGGCATCACCGAGGCGCCCCGTATCTCGTCGAGCTAGGTGGCGCCGCCGTTCGTCCTGGACGGGTGTTCAGCGTCGATTCAGGTCGATGTGTGAAGGTGAGGGAATGCGGATTCTCGTCGTGGAGGACGAACGGACGGTTGCGTCCGCGGTCCAGCGCGGGCTGCGTGCCGAGGGATTCGACGTGGACGTGGCCGACAACGGCGACGACGGGTACTGGATGGCCACCGAGGGCGGCTACGACGCGGTGGTGCTCGACGTGATGTTGCCGGGCCGTAACGGCTTCCAGGTGTGTCGGGATCTGCGGGCGGCCGGAAGCGCGGTGCCGATCCTCATGTTGACCGCCAAGGACGGCGAGTACGACGAGGCCGAGGGGCTCGACACCGGCGCCGACGACTATCTCACCAAGCCGTTCTCGTTCGTGGTCCTGACGGCACGGATCCGTGCTCTGATCCGGCGCGGGCGCGCCGACGACGCCAACACCTTCGAGGTGGGCGATCTCCGACTCGATCCTGTCCGTCACCGCTGCAGCCGCGGGGACACCGACATCGAGTTGACGGCGCGCGAGATGGCCGTTCTGGGACTGCTCATGCGCCGGGCGGGTGATGTCGTCGCCAAGTCCGACATCCTCGACAACGTGTGGTCGTTCGACTTCGAGGGGGATCCCAACATCGTCGAGGTCTATGTCGGCCGCCTTCGTCGCAAGATCGACGAGCCGTTCGGGGCCCGGTCGATCGTGACCGTGCGCGGCGTCGGCTACCGCTTCGAGTCGAAGGGTTGAGCGGTGCGTAGTCTGCGGCTACGGGTCACCGTTCTCGCGTCGCTCGCCACCCTCGTGCTGATGGCGGCGGCCGGGGCAGCGCTGGTCGCCTATCAGCGCAACCAGTTGTTCGCGACCGTCGACGCCGCACTGGACGAGACCGTCACCGAGGTCGAACGGACCCTCGACGTCACCTTCGGCCGCCGCTTCCAGCCGGTCCGCAACCGGCTCCCGCCCCTCCAGGACGTCGTGTTCGTCGTCGGGTCCTCCCCGCGGACCCTCCAGCTGCTCGATGCCGACGGCTCGGTCGTGGTGGCGAGCGGGGACTTCACGGGTCTCGGGCCGGTGGTCGATGCCGCGGCGATCCTGGCGGACGATGGCACCGCGATCGACGACACCGTCGACACCGGCGAGGTGCGCTACCGGGTCGCTTTCGCGGTCGTCGACCCCGACAACCCGAAACTGTTGGTGGCCGGAACGTCGCTGCTCGACGTCGACGAGTCCCTACGGAGCCAGCGTCGTGGACT
It contains:
- a CDS encoding class I adenylate-forming enzyme family protein, producing MADYRAAIEGMTIPGVVDRAAHNRGGAALVFADERVTWSELADRSRSVAAGLQGLGIGPGDHVAYMMVNGVDIVAVMVGVMRLGAVAVPVNARYKGAEIAHVVSDAAVAAVIVDDMYLEDAAGALSERSRFESLRHVIGGDGSHAGFVAWSTLRDADPRDAERAADAAAMDPDALAMILYTSGTTARPKGVMHSQASILGSSASLAERLELRADDRWWSPLPLFHIAAIATLNAVFIAGCTLVHAGFFEPGLAVRQLSAERCTLAFPAFETIWLAVLDHPDFADADISALERVVNIGIPERLRAMQERLPSAVQVSATGSTESGGFLAIGEMTDTLAERVNTNGHVLPGMEVKIRDIETGEDRGPGSTGELLYRGPSRLMGYWADPEVTAERIDGDGWFRSGDVFRWDADGRITFIERLKDMLKVGGENVAAAEIEDFLAAHPAVRIVAVVAAPDARYVEVPCAFVQAADGVEVTEAELVEFCRGEIATFKVPRYVRFVDEFPMSGTKIQKYRLREIIAAELAEAGITEAPRISSS
- a CDS encoding response regulator transcription factor, which translates into the protein MRILVVEDERTVASAVQRGLRAEGFDVDVADNGDDGYWMATEGGYDAVVLDVMLPGRNGFQVCRDLRAAGSAVPILMLTAKDGEYDEAEGLDTGADDYLTKPFSFVVLTARIRALIRRGRADDANTFEVGDLRLDPVRHRCSRGDTDIELTAREMAVLGLLMRRAGDVVAKSDILDNVWSFDFEGDPNIVEVYVGRLRRKIDEPFGARSIVTVRGVGYRFESKG